TTGCCCTGAGAGCTTCATAAAATTTTTTTCGCTTTTTTCCCGTATTAAGAGAATCAACCGCCGTCTTGTGGCGCGCTTTTTCATTATTTGACTGTACTGAAATCTATGGCTGAAGTGAAAATCGGAAATAGCATGGTCGGAGACGGCCATCCGGTGTATGTGATCGCAGAGATCGGAATCAACCACAACGGCTCGCTCGAAGTAGCCAAAAAGCTGATCGAAGGCGCGGCGCAGGCAGGCTGCGATGCGGTCAAGTTCCAGAAACGGACGCCCGAGCTGTGCGTGCCGATGGACCAGCGCCTGATCGAGCGCGATACGCCGTGGGGGCGCATGACCTACATGGATTATCGCTACAAGGTTGAGTTCGGTTTCGAGGAGTATTCCGAGATCGATGCCTATTGCCGCGAAAAGGGAATTGCCTGGTTCGCTTCATGCTGGGACGAGGAGGCGGTCGATTTCATGGAGCAGTTCAATCCGCCGTGTTACAAGGCGGCCTCTGCCTCGCTGACCGATCTTACCCTGCTGAAAAAGACCAAGGCGACGGGGCGCCCGCTCATCATCTCGACCGGCATGTCCACCATGGAGGAGGTCGATGCCGCCGTCAACGAGCTTGGCCGCGAGAATCTGCTGATCGCGCACACCAACTCTACCTATCCCTGCCCGGTCGAGGAGCTGAACCTGCGGATGATCCACACCCTGCAACAGCGTTATCCCGATAACCCCATCGGCTACTCCGGCCACGAGGTTGGCCTTGCCACGACATGGGCGGCGGTGGCTCTCGGCGCGACCTTCGTGGAGCGCCACGTAACGCTCGACCGCGCCATGTGGGGTTCCGACCAGGCCGCGTCGGTGGAGATTTCCGGCATGTCGAGGCTGGTCTCGAACATCCGCGACATCGAAAAAGCGCTCGGCGACGGTGTCAAGCGAGTCTATGATGGTGAAGCCGCCGCGCGCAAGAAGCTCAGAAGGGTATAGCCTGCAAGGATTTACGATCGAAATAGAGCCTGAAGCCGCAGAGGAGCCAAATCCTCTGCGGCTTTTTTTTTGTTGCGTCAAGCGCGGGCGTAAAAGTCTTGACGCAGGCATTTTGCCGTTGATAGCCAAAGAGCGGAGGCGGGCAAGAGCGAGCAAAGCTCTGCCGGCAACGGTTCAGGCCGGTGAGATGCGTGCGCTCAAACAGGCAGCGTCTTGAGCTTGCGCCTGAAAAGGGTGGGCTGAATCATATGTCGCCATGCCGGGCGGAAGGCCAGCGCCATTGCCGCGATTTTGCGATCAATCCGGTTCAGATTTTCGAGTTTTCCGGGAAAAGTGAGGAGCATTTCGAAATCCTGAGTGCAATTTTTCGATCTCGTTACATTTTTTTTATTTACTCAATTTAGGTTTTTATATGCCGATAACCCCTTGATGTATAGTGTTTTGCGTGATATTTACATCGTGAAGCCGTTGTGTTTTTAGCGTGCTTTGTAATGTTTTGTGTTTTGTTTTTGATGGTACTTTTTAAAAAAGAGTACTTAAATTATAACCGTAGCCTCACCAATCAACTTTAGGTAGGCCTGTTCTTTGATCATGATCATAAGGTTAACAAACACCAAACTCTCTAAACCAATGGGGGAACTAATCATGAAAAAGACAATCATCACATCGCTTGTAGCTATCGCTGCTTTTGGCTTCGCTGGCACGGCACACGCTGATTCATTCGCAACCTACAGCTCGCTTAATACGTTGAGTGCTGGTACAGACGATCCAAACGGCGTCAGCTATGGTTATTCTTATGACTGGGGCGGGGTAAGCTCTTCATGCTGCAACGGTTCGTCAGCTGTCGGCAGTTATACTGAAATTGACGCTTTTGGTGTGGGCGATGGTTCATTGAGTGCTGTTTCTGGCTTCCAGGGGAAGGCAGAACAGGGCGCGAACAGCAGCTTTGCAACCGCGGCCGGTATTGCTGCATCCAGTAATAGTGGCTTGACAAATTATGGTTATCCTGTCGTTGATGTTTCTGTTGATGGAGGCGCGTATGCTCAGAGCTCGAGTTATGCTTCCTATTCCTGGATGACTGTCTGGGGCGGAAGTACTTCCTGGTAATTGACATCAGGTAGTACTATGGCGGCCAATAACCGGGTTACGGCAAGGAACAAGTTGGTTATTGGCCGCCTTTCTTTCCTAAGGGGTAAATGCCCCGCTGTTTATGGCGTAAAGTATTCAGGCATTGCCTTCAAGATACTCCGCTGCTTGCGGCGGGGTTCTTCATTAAAAAAATTAAATATCGGCGCGCAATGAAAAAGATTACCCCACTTCTCTTACTTGCCTCTTGTATGTTGTCATCGCCAGTGCTTGCTGATGAGCCAACAACCACAGTAGGTGTTGATAACAACCAGGACGTAAGCAATTGTTCCTCGGTATCGCAGGCTGGGGCAACATCGGTTGCAGGTGTTGGCGTTGGAAACTGGTCTCAGATTTTCGAGGCTTCTCACCCCATTCCCTATCTTCCCGGCACGCCGGGAGTGACCGCTAACGCGCCCACCCTGTTCAGTATGCAGGGTTTGCCGGCTCAGGTAAAAGGGCTTTCGCTGTTAACGCAAAACCTGTATAACGCAAATTACCATGATGTCGCTATCGGGAGTAGCCAGGGAACAAAGATTATTTTTAACGCGTCATACCCTGCTCCGAAGCCTGAAAAGAAGAATAGAAATGTTTATGTGAATCTCGACGGCGTAGCGAGAGGCGAAGTCGTTGGTTCATTAACCGTTCAGAGCCGCAAGGATAAAGCCGAAGAGGTCGATTTTGCAACGTTGCTGTATGATGCGCGCCAGTATATCGCTGCAAATCACAAGCTGGACGGCTATGACGTCACGCTTCTTACCGTTCCGAATACGGTATCCTATTCAATGGGCGTCGATGGCAAAGCGTCAGGGATGACGGTTGCTCCGCTGGTTTCAGGGTTGATCAACGGCCCGTTAGGCGCGATGACCGCTCTTTCAACAGGTTTTTCAAGAAACGGAGGAATAACGGTTCCTACAGCGCGTATCGGCGTCACGTTCCTTGTTCTTGTTGACAGTGGCAAGAGCCAGGTCGTTGACCTCAGGGAGTACTATAATATGCTAGAAAAGGGCAGTACAAACGGCAACGGCAACGGCAACAATAAAAAGAAGTACGAGGCGATTCAGCCGAAAGAGAGTGCTGAATAACCGTGAGTTTTGGTGGTTTGAAAAAATTAGATGAGGTTGCGTGTACAATTATGGTGTGGCGCGCACAAACCGGAGTTCCGAATGCCTGATGGCTGAAGATGCTGACCTGGACTCGCGGTGATTAACGCGGCAATCGGAAGGGGGACAAATTTTTCGGAGCGCCTGTTACATGGTAAGTTCTACAGCCGCTTGCGCATTCAACCGCGCAAGCGGCTGTGGTGTTTTGGCGAAATTTCGCTGCGATTCGGTTGTTGCTATATTTGACCAGCTCCCTTAAATTTACCTCTCGATTGGCTGATTGCGGAACGCGCTCTCGGCATCTCTCGATTCTCTTCTTTGAAAGAGATCGTTTATCCCGGTTAATGTTATCCAGTAGATTTATTATGAGCAGCAACCCTACCTCATCCGTTCGTGAGTTTGAATACAAGGCTGAAATGAAACAGCTTCTGAATCTGATCGTCCATTCGCTGTACACCCATCCTGAAATTTTTCTTCGTGAGCTGATCTCCAACGCCTCCGATGCGCTCGGCAAGGCGCGTTTTCGGATGCTTTCGTCTGACGAGGGGCTTGACAAGTCCGGCGATCTGAAGATCACCATCACCGTCGATAAAGAGTCTGGCAGCTTTGTCATCGAAGACACCGGCATCGGCATGAGCGAGGAGGAGTTGATCTCGAACCTCGGTACGGTGGCCAGCTCCGGCACGCTCGGCTTCATGGAGGCGCTGAAGGAGCAGCAGAAAGAGGGACAGCGGCTCGACGCCAACCTCATCGGCCAGTTCGGCGTAGGCTTCTACTCAGTCTTCATGGTGACCGATGAAGTGACCGTCGAGACCAAAAGCATCGAGAGCGGCTTGCAGGGGTGGCGGTGGAAATCATCCGGCCAGGGTTCCTACACCATTGAGCCGGTCGAACGCGAAGCTCGCGGCACCCGCATTTCATTCATCCTCAAGGAGGAGTTCAGGGAGTTCGCCCAAGAGTACCGCGTCGAGCAGATTATCAAGAAGTACTCAAACTTCGTTGAATATCCGATCTACATCGGCAGCCGCCAGATCAACAGCATGACCGCGCTCTGGCAGCGTCCCAAGAGCGAGCTGAAACAGGAAGAGGTCAACGAGTTCTACAAGTTCATCGCCAACGATTTCAAGGACCCGCTCGACTACCTGCACGTGTCGGTCGAGGGCGCGGTGAGCTTCAAGGCGCTGCTTTTCATTCCTTCCGAAGCGCCGATGGAGCTGCTCTACAACCAGGGGGCGCTCGAAAAACGCGGGCCGCAGCTCTACGTCAAGAAGGTGCTCATCCAGCACGAGTGCCGCGATCTTCTGCCCGAATATCTGCGCTTCGTGAGCGGCGTGGTCGATACCGAGGATTTGCCGCTGAACGTTTCGCGCGAGCTGGTGCAGGCAAGCCCGGTGATGGCGAAAATCAAGCAGATTCTCACCACCAAGCTGCTCGGCTGGTTCGACACCATCGCCAAAGAGGAGCCGGAGAAGTTCCGCGCCTTCTACAAGGCGTTCGGCACGATCCTGAAAATCGGCCTCAACACCGACTTCACCAATCGCGACAAGCTGATCGATCTCTTGCGCTTCGAGACCACCAAGACCGTCGAGGGCGAGTACGTCACCCTCAAAGAGTACGTCGGGCGCATGGCCGAGGGGCAGACCGAAATCTACTACCACTCCGGCAGCAGCCGCGCACAGATGCTCGCGCATCCAAACCTCGAATATTTCAGGAAGCGCGACATCGAGGTGCTTCTGCTCTCCGATCCGGTCGATGTGTTTGTGATTCCCTCGATTTTCGAGTACGACAAGAAGCCGCTCAAGTCGATTGAGAAGGCTGAAATTGACATGAGCACGGTCGAGCCCGAAGGTGAGCGGCTCAGTGCTGAGGGCACGGTTGGCGTGATTTCGCTCTTCAAGGAAGTGCTCGGCGAGCGCGTGGCCGACGTGGTCGAGTCCAGGCGCCTCGTCAGTTCGCCGGTGACGCTGGTGAGCGGCAAAGATGCGCTCGACAGCCAGTTCGAGAAGATGATGAAGATGATGAACAAGGATGCCGACATGCCTTCCACGAAGAAGATTCTCGAGATCAACACCGCGCATCCGATCATCCGCAACCTGGCGGGCAAGCACGCCGTCGGCCTCTCCACCGATCCGGTCGTTCGTGCGGCGGTCACGCAGCTTTTCGAGAGCGCCCTGTTGCTCGAAGGCGACCTCGAATCGGTCGCGGACTACGTTTCGCGCATGAACGAACTGGTCGAGGCCGCGACGCGCTCGTAACTCGCGGATCGAACAGCACTGCTGTTCGGCGTTATCAAACGGCCTGTCGGGATGCGTGGTTGCTCCGGGCGGGCCGTTTGACCGGTAACCCATTAACCACTTTTCACTTGTGAGCCAACTGTCTGAAACCGAACTTCGGCATGTCGCCGGATTTCAGAAAAACGAGATCACCGAGCACCACATCTACAAGAATCTCGCCAAAAAGGTTGACGGCGTGAAGAACCGCCGCGTTTTTGCCCAGATTTCCGAAGACGAACTTCGTCATTACCATGTCTGGAAAAAATATACTGGGAGGGAGGTGGAGCCGGATCGCTTTAAAATCTGGCTCTACTCGATGATCGCCCTCTTGTTTGGTTTTACCTTTGCCGTCAAGCTGATGGAGGGGAAAGAGCAGAACGCGCAGCAGGAGTACGAGCGGGTGGCGAACATGGGCGTCGAAATCGATGGCCTCATCAAGGACGAGGAGGAGCACGAGCAGGCGCTGATCGCCGTGCTCGATGAGGAGCGGCTGCAATATACCGGTTCGATCGTACTTGGCCTGAACGACGCCTTGGTCGAACTGACGGGTGCTCTGGCAGGCCTGACCTTCGCCTTGCAGAATACCCGGCTCGTAGCGCTGACAGCAGTGATCACCGGTTTTGCCGCCGCCCTGTCGATGGCCTCGTCGGAATATCTCTCAACCAAAACCGAGGCGGGTGTGAAAAGCCCTGTCAAGGCCTCGATCTACACGGGCGTCGCCTATATCATCGCCGTCGCGGTGCTGATCGTCCCGTATCTCGTTCTGAACGACATTTACCTGAGCCTCGCGCTCGCGTTTGCCGGTGCGTTTGTGGTGATCGCCCTGTTCAATTTTTATGTCTCCGTGGCGCAGGGCGTGCCGTTCAGGAGCCGTTTTCTCGAAATGGCCGGGCTGATTGTCGCGGTCTCCGGCATCAGCTTTTTGGCGGGACTTGGCATCCGGTACTTCTTCGGCGTCGAGGTGTAGCTTTTGTCACATTTTCAGCGCCGTCAGCAGCGCTTCGATGGTAACTTCGCCCTCTGTGTCGATCTGGATGCAGAGGGCTTTTTCGTCTCCGGCGGGCGACTCAATGGCGTGAAGCTGGGCTTCGAGAACCTTCTGGTCAGCTTCGGAGGCGTCGCTTCCTTTTTTGTGTCGCGTTCGTACCCGCTCGCGCAGCGTCTCGTGCGTGGCTTGGAAGCAGAGAATGCGGCACTCGCAGTTCATCGCTCTTGCCAGGCGGATGAAAGGGGCTCTCTTGCGGGCATCGGGGAAGGTGGCATCGACGATCACCGGAAAGCCTGCTGACAGCGCGGTCGAGGCGGCGTCGAGCATGACGTCGTAGGTTTTCTGCGTCGCTTCAGGCGTGTAGATGTCGAACCCTTTTCCGGCGCTGCGTTCGAGGCTGTCGATGCCGAAGAGGCGCTTGCGCTCGACGTCCGAGCGGATGTGGATGAAGCCGCCCAAGTCGGCGAGTCGCGCTGCCCAGGTCGATTTGCCGCTGCCCGAGACGCCGTAGGTGATGAGCAGCATCGGTTTTCGGGGCTGCGTGTAGCCGAGCGCGAGCCGAATGTAGGAGTGGTGCTCGGCGAGCGTTTTGGCTTTTTCCTCCTCGTCCGACTCCTGCGCAACGCGGATCGAGGTGACCTTGGCCCGCACCATCGCCCGGTACACGCAATACAAACGCAGCACCTGCAAGCCGTTGTAATCGCCGTTTTTCGAGAGCCAGGCGTTCAGAAAATGCCACGCCAGTTCGGGGTGGCCGGAGTGTTCCAGGTCCATGAAGAGGAACGCGACGTCGCTCATGACGTCGATGATGCTCAGCACGTGGCTGAACTCGATGCAGTCGAAAATCGTGATCTTGCCGTCGCGTATTACCATGTTGCCGGTGTGCAGGTCGCCGTGGCACTCGCGCACCATGCCGAGCGCCTTGCGCTCCCGCATGACGCCGCCGAGCCGCCGGTGTTCGGTGAGCGTCCAGTGGCGGATTTTTTCGATGTCGCTCCGCTCTTCGATGGTGCGGGCGACCTCTTCGGTCAGGTCGAGATTTTCGAGCATCGGCTTGAGGATCACCTCCGGCGTGCCGAACTTCGCCGAGGGATCGGCTCGCGGAGCCTCGGCATGGAAGGCGGCGATCACCTCGGCGGCCTCGCCGATCTCGCGCTTTGTCAGCTCGCCCCGGCGCAGCAGCCGGTCGAGCTCGAACCTCCGGTCGAACTGCACCATGCGGATCACGTAGTCAATCGCCTCGCCATCGCCGCCGATCCGGATTTTTCCATCCGACTCTGTTACCGGCAGCACGTCGAGATAGAGGTCAGGGCAGAGCCGCCGGTTCAGGCGCAACTCCTCTTCACAGAAATGCTTGCGCCGTTCGAGCGTCGAGAAGTCAAGGAAGCCGAGATTGACCGGCTTCTTGAGTTTGTAGGCGAACTGGCCGGTGAGGAAGATCCATGATATATGGGTCTCGACCACCTCGATCACCTTTTCGACCGGATGATGATACGCTTCCGGGCGGCGAAGGGCTTCGGCTGGCTGGATCATGCTTTTTGCGGGTTTTGACGAGTTGGTTCTTTTACTCCGAAAGCTAAGGCAAAAATTCCGGGATAACCAGAACGGGGCGTTAACGGCACCGTCTCGCTGGTTCCTGCGTATTTCCCGCTGAAGTCATTGCCGGTTCAGGGTTTCTCAAAAAAAATTGTAAATTTCACGTTTTACTGCCAGCCTTCGATTATCGCTTGAATTATCATCAGCAAATAAGGGCGTAATCGATGATAGAGTTTTCCAGATTCTTTGTCTGCACGGCCCGCTTCGCCAGATGATGGGCAACTTCACCGGAACGGCGCTCCGTTTCTCGCGGATCGTCCTGCGGGATGGCAACGACAAGGCTGATTGCAGCAGACGCGTTCACAATCTTCGTTCACTCCAAGCTTGCCGACTATGAAACAGTTCAGGGATTCAATGATCGCCTTGATCACCGAGACCTCCACGAATCTGCCGAGCGACGTTCGCAAGGCCATCGCCGATGCCGTTGGCAATGATGCTGCCGATTCGAGGGCCGGACTTGCCATGTCTGCCATCACGCTCAATATCGACATGGCGGTCGATAATGTCGGCCCGGTTTGCCAGGATACCGGTATGCCTACCTTCTTCGTGCACACGCCGAAAGGCGCTGACCAGCTCGCCATGAAGCGCGACATCGAGGAGGCTGTCGTCGAGGCAACCCGAACCGGCAAGCTTCGTCCCAATGCGGTCGATTCGCTGACCGGTAAGAACTCCGGCAACAACCTTGGCTGCCATGTGCCGGTGATCCATTTCGAGCCGTGGGATCGCGACGAGATCGAGGTGAAGCTCATCCTCAAAGGCGGCGGCTGCGAGAACAAAAACATCCAGTACTCGCTGCCTGCCGATATTCCCGGACTTGGCCGCGCGGCTCGCGACCTCGACGGCGTGCGTAAGTGCATCCTCCACGCCGTGTACCAGGCGCAGGGACAGGGGTGCAGCCCCGGCTTCATCGGCGTCGGCGTCGGTGGCGACCGCACCAGCAGCTTCGAGCTGGCCAAGAAGCAGTTGCTCCGCTCGGTCGATGACACCAATTCCGATGCGGTGCTGGCCGAACTCGAACAGGAGATTCTCGACAAGGCTAACCGCCTGAACATCGGGCCGATGGGCTTTGCCGGCAAGACCACGCTGCTTGGCTGCAAGATCGGCACATCGCATCGCGTTCCGGCTAGCTTCTTTGTCTCGGTAGCCTACAATTGCTGGGCCTATCGCCGTCTTGGCGTCATCATCGACCCGAAAGAGGGTTCGATTTCCGAGTGGCAGTACCGCTATCCGGGCGAAATCAAGCGCATGGCGCGCGGCGCGGGCATTCCGCTGACGGGCCGTGAGGTGGTGCTCACCGCGCCGGTCAGCGAGGAGACGATCCGCTCGCTCAAGGTTGGCGACATCGTGATCGTTGATGGCGAAATGCACACCGGACGCGATGCCTTCCACCACTACATCATGCACCATGATCTGCCCGAGGGTCTCGACATCCGCGGCGGCATCATCTACCACTGCGGCCCGGTGATGCTCAAGAACGAGGCGGGCGAGTACACGGTCGTTGCTGCCGGGCCGACCACTTCGATTCGCGAGGAGCCTTACCAGTCGGACGTGATCGAAAAGCTCGGACTTCGCGCGGTGATTGGCAAGGGCGGCATGGGGCCGAAGACGCTTGCGGGCTTGCAGAAGCACGGTGCGGTCTATCTCAACGCCATCGGCGGTGCGGCGCAGTACTACGCCAGGTGCATCGAAAAGGTGACCGGCGTCGATTTCTTGGAAGAGATGGGCGTGCCGGAGGCGATGTGGCACTTGCAGGCCAAAGCCTTCCCGTGCATCGTCACGATGGACGCGCACGGCAACAGCCTGCACAAGCAGGTCGATGAGGAGTCCTTCGCGATGCTTGAAAACATCGGCAAGGAGCAGGCGTAAGTCTCAACCGGAAAACAGTTTACTTTCTATGCCGCGCCGCGTCAGCCGCAACAGCCTGCCGCGGCGCGGCCATAATGGATCAGTTAAAACCAGCGAGAGCGTTATATGAAAAAAATACGGTTCATGGATGTCTCATTCCGCGACGGGTTCCAGTCCTGTTACGGAGCAAGGGTCAAAACCGAGGATTTCCTGCCGGTGCTTGAAGCTGCCGTCGAGGCGGGCACCGATAACTTCGAGATCGGCGGAGGCGCGCGTTTCCAGAGCCTCTACTTCTACTGTCAGGAAGACGCCTTCGAGATGATGGATGCCTGCCGCCGCGTGGTCGGCCCCGACATCAATCTCCAGACTTTGTCGCGAGGCGCAAACGTGGTCGGCCTCGTTTCGCAGTCGCGCGACATCATCGACCTGCACGCCAAAATGTTCAAGAAGCATGGCGTCAGCACCATCCGCAACTTCGACGCGCTCATGGATGTGCGCAATCTCGCCTGGTCGGGCCAGTGCATCGTCAACGCCGGGCTGAAGCACCAGGTGGTGATCGCCCTGATGGGCCTGCCGCCGGGGCTGAACGAGCCCTACTGCCACACGCCGCAGTTCTACCTCGACAAGCTCAAGGAGATTCTCGACGCGGGCATTCCGTTCGACAGCGTCGCCTTCAAGGACGCCTCCGGCACCACCACTCCCGCCGTGATCTACGAAACGATCAAGGGCGCTCGCAAGATGCTGCCCGAAGGCACCGTGCTCCAGTTCCACACGCACGACACCGCCGGAATGGGCGTGGCCTGCAACTTTGCGGCCATCGAGGCGGGCATTGACATCATCGATCTGGCGATGGCTCCGGTCAGCGGCGGCACCGCCGAGGTGGACATCCTTACCATGTGGCACCGCCTGCGCGGCACCGATTACACCCTCGACATCGATCAGGAGAAGTACCTCGAAGTCGAGCGGATGTTTATCGAGCACATGGACAAGTACTACATGCCGCCGGAAGCCAAAGAGGTCAACCCGGTCATTCCGTTCTCGCCCATGCCGGGCGGCGCGCTGACGGCCAACACCCAGATGATGCGCGACCACGGCACGTTGCACTTCTTCCCGGAGGTGATCCGCAACATGCGGGAAGTTGTCGCCAAGGGCGGCTTCGGCTCGTCGGTGACGCCGGTTTCGCAGTTCTACTTCCAGCAGGCCTTCGCCAACACCGTGCAGGGGCCGTGGAAAAAGATCGTGGACGGCTACGGCAAGATGGTGCTCGGCTACTTCGGCAAGACCCCGGCAGCCCCCGATCCGGAGGTGGTGGCGCTCGCCTCGGAACAGCTCGGCCTTGAGCCGACCGTTCAGGACGTGCACGACATCAACGACCGCAATCCCGATCTTGGCATCGAGCACAACCGCAAGCTCCTCGAAGAGGCCGGATTGCCGGTGACCGACGAAAATATCTTTATCGCGGCCACCTGCGGCGCGAAGGGCATTAGCTTCCTCAAGGGCGACAAGCCGATGGGCATCCGCTACAAAGCGGACGTCGAGGCGGAGGAGAAGGCCAAGCATAGCGAGGAGGAGCTGAAGGTCACTTCGCATGGCAACTCGTTGCAGGATCGCCTCTCCGACCTCATCAAACCGGCTGGACGCAGCAACCTGTCAGGCAACTACATGGTGATGGTGGATGGCAAGTCGTTCAACGTGGTGATCGCCGATGGTATGGTCATGGCTCAGTCGATCGCGTCCGGCGCGCAGCCTTTCGTGATGCCTGTGCCGACGGCGGTCTCCGCACCCCAGCAGCATCGGGGCACGCCGGTCATGCCTTCCATGCCGGGCAACGTCTTCAAGATGGAGGTCGAAGCCGGTCAGAAGGTAGAGGAAGGGCAGGAGGTTGCCGTCATGGAGGCTATGAAGATGGAGTCCCCGGTCAAAGCGCCAAAGTCCGGTATCGTTACGGTAGTCCTCGCTAAGCCCGGAGACGCAGTTTCCGCCGCCCAGGCGCTGATGTATATCGAGTGATTGGGCGCGGGATGGATTTCCGACACAGCACAATTTGAAAGGGCAGGCTCAACAGGTCTGCCTTTTGTTTGTCTCTGATTAAGTGCTAAGTTTGGTGTAATCGCTTTTGTCGCCACCGCATATAAAGAGCGCGGCGTTGTAATGTTTTTAAATAGAATGCTTTATCATGTTTTGCGGGTTGGTCGAAAGTGTGTTATAAGGGCACAAATCAAGAATTGGGCGTCTTATACGCGAACCATATAATCAATGTTTTGTAACGGAGTGTCATGGTACCAAATAAAGCACAAATACTGGAAAGACTGTGTAATTCACTGGCCCAAGCTGAAGCATTGAAGAACAAGCCAGAGCGCACTTCTTTTTCTGGTTTCGAGAGGTGGTGGCGAGCGACAGAAAAGCTTATTTCAGAAGCGTTTCTCGGGAGTTGCAAGCTGCAGGACTGCCTGTGGACATGAACAAGGCCTTATAAAGTCATTGAACAAAAAGGGTGGGAAACGGGCTAAGAAACAGCCACCATTTCTGGCATCACTTTGACGGCTCCAAACAAGCAAAAAAAGGAAGAGACTCCATTTCGGAAACTCTTCCCCTTTCTCATTCTCTGACAGTCCCTTCAGCCCAATCCGTCATCCATTCGATTTAAGGATCACCTCGCAGGCCGGGTTCAGTTGCATGAAGTGGTCGATTTCGGATTGGGGAATCCTTCCTGCCGACAGCTCCAGTTTTTCGAGGCTCATCAGGTTCATCAGCGGCGCTATCGAGTCAACAAGCGTGCCGGTGATGAAAAGCTCTTCCAGCTCCACAAGTCCCGACAAGGGTTCGAGGGTGTGGATGGCGGTCTGTTCGATGCTCAGCTCCTTGAGCGCCACCAGATTTCTCAGCGGTTCGAGGCTGGTGATGGCCGTGCGGCTGCAACGGAGATATTCGAGATTTTCGAGCCGGGCCAGCGGTTCGAGTGAACTGACGCCGGTGCTGTTGATGCCGAGTTCGGAGAGATTGGTCAGATTTCGGAGCGCTTCGATCGAGGTAATCTCCGTTTTGTAACAGCTCAGCTTTTCGAGTCTGAAAAGCCCGCTGACCGGCGTCAGGTCGCTCACCATCGTCTCGGAGCAGTACAGCTCCTCCAGATTGACCAGAGCGCTGAGCGGTTCGAGGTCGCTGATTTCGGTACTCGATACCCAGAGCAGCTTGAGAGACAGAATATCGCGCAGCGGGTCGAGGGAGGTGAAGTCGCAGTCGAAGGCATACAGGCGTCTGAGGTTGCGGAGGTTCCGCAGCGGTTCGAGGCTTTCGACCGGCGTTTCGTCGCACCGGAGCTGTTCCAGGTTTTCGAGCAGGCTGACCGGCGCGAGGTTGTGGATTCG
The nucleotide sequence above comes from Chlorobaculum tepidum TLS. Encoded proteins:
- a CDS encoding oxaloacetate decarboxylase subunit alpha translates to MKKIRFMDVSFRDGFQSCYGARVKTEDFLPVLEAAVEAGTDNFEIGGGARFQSLYFYCQEDAFEMMDACRRVVGPDINLQTLSRGANVVGLVSQSRDIIDLHAKMFKKHGVSTIRNFDALMDVRNLAWSGQCIVNAGLKHQVVIALMGLPPGLNEPYCHTPQFYLDKLKEILDAGIPFDSVAFKDASGTTTPAVIYETIKGARKMLPEGTVLQFHTHDTAGMGVACNFAAIEAGIDIIDLAMAPVSGGTAEVDILTMWHRLRGTDYTLDIDQEKYLEVERMFIEHMDKYYMPPEAKEVNPVIPFSPMPGGALTANTQMMRDHGTLHFFPEVIRNMREVVAKGGFGSSVTPVSQFYFQQAFANTVQGPWKKIVDGYGKMVLGYFGKTPAAPDPEVVALASEQLGLEPTVQDVHDINDRNPDLGIEHNRKLLEEAGLPVTDENIFIAATCGAKGISFLKGDKPMGIRYKADVEAEEKAKHSEEELKVTSHGNSLQDRLSDLIKPAGRSNLSGNYMVMVDGKSFNVVIADGMVMAQSIASGAQPFVMPVPTAVSAPQQHRGTPVMPSMPGNVFKMEVEAGQKVEEGQEVAVMEAMKMESPVKAPKSGIVTVVLAKPGDAVSAAQALMYIE
- a CDS encoding leucine-rich repeat domain-containing protein; amino-acid sequence: MEQNIYKQCPVCGFPLTRQNAICPRCGNDILEDINTLDEQNHEKHYRIIEEKKADWYIRCLAENLDTGKSPLVNFPNDYTGPMHSGFHSRLTAAEQEALATSRAVLLRDPQKRHNWFKALGNDWKEVVKNTLKIQRDPSDEELLDFLNATSLRCNNMRIHNLAPVSLLENLEQLRCDETPVESLEPLRNLRNLRRLYAFDCDFTSLDPLRDILSLKLLWVSSTEISDLEPLSALVNLEELYCSETMVSDLTPVSGLFRLEKLSCYKTEITSIEALRNLTNLSELGINSTGVSSLEPLARLENLEYLRCSRTAITSLEPLRNLVALKELSIEQTAIHTLEPLSGLVELEELFITGTLVDSIAPLMNLMSLEKLELSAGRIPQSEIDHFMQLNPACEVILKSNG